In Brevibacillus marinus, the genomic window CGGCACCATCGTTGAACCCGGAGGGTACGGGAACAGCGCGGAAGCTTCCGGCAGCGGCATCGCCGGTCCAGGCAGCATCGCCGAGGCTTCCGGCAGCGGCAGCACCGGTACCAGCATCATCGGTGAGGCTTCCGACCGCGGCAGCACCGGCACCGCCATCATCGGCGAGGCTTCCGGCAGCGGCAGCGGCAGCACCGGCACCGCCATCATCGGCGAGGCTTCCGGCAGCGGCAGCATCGGTACCGGCAGCATCGGTGAGGCCTCCGGCAGCGGCATCGCCGGTACCGGCAGCATCGGTGAGGCCTCCGGCAGCGGCATCGCCGGTCCAGGCAGCGTCGCCGAGGCTTCCGGCGGTAGCATCGCCGGACCAGGCAGCATGGCGGAAGCGTAAGGCGCGGGGACCGCGAATGAAGGGTTGGGCACGGACATCGGCGAAGGGAACAGCGACGACGCCGCCAGCAGCGGCCTGAAAGATGCCGGATGGGACGGCGGCATCCGGTAAGGCAATACAGGTTGCCGAGCCGCCGCATGGTACGCAAACGGCTGATGCGCAAACAGCGGCACACCTTTGCCCGGCGGTTGCACGGGCTGCTGTTGTTGCACATGTGCGCTGTTGTTCTGCTGCTGTTTGCTGTTCAGCTGCGGATTCGGCTGCCTGGGCTCGCGGTCTGGCGGCGCCTCCCTGTTCTGCGGAAGTTCCCTGTTTTCACGCGGCTTCCTCTGCGGTGGTTCCACGTTCTGCGGCACTTCCATCCGGGGCTGCGGTTCGGTCGGGCGCAGCTCTTGTTGCTCCTGTTCCACCCGTTCCCTTTCCAACTGTTTTTCCTCTTCTTCAATCGTCTCCGGCTCAATGGTGCGGGGTAACGTGGAGGGGATCTGCGGTTCCGCTGTTTCCCGCTGAACCGGCATTTCCTTGCGCGGACGGGCCGGGGTGTGTACATCCCCCTTCGGTTCCCCCCGCGAACGCAGCGGAGCCAGGCGTACCGGCACTTTAATCTTCATACCCGGCATGATTGGATCAGACTGGTTCACTTGATGGTTGACGCGTAACAATTCTTCCAGAGCGACACCGTACTGCGTTGCGATCTTCGCCAAGGTGTCTCCCTGCTGTACGATGTGAATCTTCACCGAGTTCACTCCTTCCTTCTTCCAGGTCCCTACCATGGTATGCACCCATAGGCGTTTTGCTCACACTTCACAAGAAGGAGGGGAACGCTTTGCGCAGCTAGACCGCCGGTTTACGACACCATGTTCGTTGTAACGTGCACCGCTGGCCGCTCAGGCAGTGCGCAAACGTTCACATCGTGATCTGATAGGAATCAATAATTAAAAAATAATGGCATGGCTGATGTGACATGTTTGTGAAGCGGTGTTGTAAATCTGCCTCAAAATAAATGGAATCGCCCTCTTCTAATACATACGTATCGGGCTGCTCTCCCAATTCAACCTGTAATGTTCCTTGTACGACATGAATGTATTCTTTTACCCCTTTTTTGTGAGCAGGGAACGCACCTGTACTCTGAAAAGGCGGTATGATATTGTGAATAAATTCGATCCCTTTTGTTGCAAACGAGGGAGATAAGAGGTGCCTCTCCACCCCACTCGTCTCATCCTTATAAACCAGTCTTTGATCGGATCGAATCAGAATCACCTCGTGCTTCTGCTGTTCACCTAGTAAATAGGAAAGCGTCACTTCGAGGCCTTCGGCAATTTGCGCCGCAACTTGGATCGTGGGATTTTTTTCCCCTCTTTCAATCATCGACAACATCGATCGGCTTACCTTTGAACGTTCCGATAATTCTTCTAACGTCAGGTTCTTCTTTTTTCTTTCTTTTTTTACATTTGCTCCAAATTCCATTTTCAAACACCTTCCTTATATCCACTATGATGGAAATTTTTTCTTGACTCTCCCTTGTGCGTTAATTATGATGGAATAAAATACACTATAGTAAATTGCATGAAATCAAAATACCAAGGAGTGGTAGCTTTGGCAAGCAACCAAGTTGAAAAAAATCTGTATTTAGCCTCGCGTCTTGTAAATGAAGACTTTGGGAGGGACCTCGGCTATGGGTTCGATCGTCTGCATGAATGGTGACTTTAAGGAGCAAAGCAGTGCAACGATTAGTGTGTACGATCACGGTTTGCTGTATGGTGACGGTGTGTATGAAGGATTACGGTGTTACTCCGGCTATGTCTTTCAGATGAACGAGCATCTCGATCGTCTTTTACGATCGGCCAAGAGCCTTCGTATTGATCTCCCCTATTCAAAGGAGCAGATTGGAGAACTCATCCTGCAAACCCTGCGAAAAAATCATCTTCACAATGCGTATATTCGCCTTATCGTCACGAGGGGCGTTGGACCGATTGGCCCGGATCCTCGAACGTGCAAAAATCCCAATCTTATAATCATCGTAGAAGATTTACCAAACGTACACGGTGCAGCAGGCAAGCAAAAGGGGTTGTCTCTGGTTATCGTGTCGACTCGCCGCGATGCCGTTGACGCAACGTCTCATGAGATAAAATCACTGAATTACATAAATAGTATCCTCGCCAAAATGGAGGCAAACGACTATCAAGCAGACGATGCGATTATGTTAGACCCACGCGGCTTTATATCAGAATCTACCATTTGTAACGTCTTTATGGTACAAAAGAACAAACTTGTTACGCCTGGGTCCGCAAGCGGAATTTTATCAGGGATAACCAGACAAAACGTGATAGAAATTGCCCAAGAACAAAACATTGAAGTTGTTGAGCGAGATATTACTCCTTATGAATTAATTCACGCAGACGAAGTGTTTCTTACAGGAACGCATGCCGAAATCGTAGGTGTTGTTCGGATAAACAATCTGCCTATCGCCAACGGTGAGGTCGGGAAAATTACCAAAGAGATTATTGCCAATTTTCAAAAAAGGATTGCAAATCCTCGCTATGGAACGCCCGTCTATCAACCTGCTGAACAAGGGGAAATGAGCAATGCTTAAAGTAAAGAAAGAACAAAATATTGCAGATCTCCTTGAGCAAGTGGCGAAAAACCAAATATCCCCAGAAGATGTACTTTTTTATGTAACAGAACGAGATTTAATGGATCTCCTCTCCCCCAGTTTTATCCCAGGAGACAATTATCACGCGGTGGGGCACGGGGACAGCATTCTCCCTGGCGATGTGACGGGTCAACTGGTGCTGGACCGACAGCTTGGTGAATTCCTGCTGCGGGAGGCGGAGAAACGAAATACCAGTATTGACTTGATCTACTCCCGGGGAAACGGCAACCTTGAAGATTTTTACGTGTTGAAATCTTCAAAGGGATTTTTCACGAATCAAAGGGGAAGAACGACTTTTTGTCCAGTGCAGGCCAGTTGTGAAGGTGTTCCCACACTAGTGGGCGTAAATTGCAAATATGACATTTTGGATCACCCTTCCCAACTAACCTACACGTTTAACGACGGAAGCACAATAACAATTGAACAGCCTCGCCGAGCTGTCATTTTTGAGCAAGCTGCAGTAAAGGAGTCAGAATGGGTGTCGCTTAGCGCAAACAAGGGGCTGATATTGAAAGGACGCTTGGAATCCCGTCCTTCTGACATCTCCAAACTGTACGACATCCTTGCAGATTGTTATCTTGAAGCATTAGAAACGTATGAATTTGCCAAAGCTGAAGCCCATATTATCGAAACATCATGTTATCGAAAAAATAAGGATTTTTTGGTGAGTACAGCGGAATCTACCACGTTCAAAGGCTTCCAAGTCGTAAAAAACGCTGCCCACAATATCTCTCACCTGAAAGTGTTTGCAACTGCCCATACCTCAAAAGCTGTGGCACTAACCAAGCTGTTTAGCAGTGATATTTCAGTCGTCAACGGAGACATCCAGGTAAAAAGTAACGCTGACCTGTATGGAATCGGGTTGCTGCGTGATGAGAGGATGTGGAACAAGCCCGCAGATATCGACCTCATGAGAATCGTCTTCCTGGGCCAAGATGTAATCGGCGATCAGTATCTAACGTATAAGGAACACTACCTTCAACGTTTAACCGACATGATGTACGACGTTTTTCAGGCGGGAACCGGTGAGATTGCCGTCGTAAGACTGCTGTGTATGCCGTACAACATGATATTTCCCCAGGAGTTTAACATCTCTCAATTCTCCCAAAGATATGGTTTACCTGAAAAAGCGGTTGAGGATCGCATTCGTGTCTTGGCGAATGAAACGGAGACCTATCACGGATGCCGCGGTGTGAGAGTAACCGTTCAGCGCGAGGATATTTGCAAGCTGTGGTGCGAAGGAGTGATAAACGCCGCAAAAAAAGCCGATCGCCAAGGCATACCGGTAAAACTGCAAGTGTTACTATCCATGGTCACCTTTCCCCAAGAAGTTTCCATGTTTATTAACACATTTGAACAAACGCTGAAAGACCTGAATGCACAACATGTTGTGCGCGGCATATCGGTCATGATTGAAACATCCGGCAGCTTTCATTTGGCAGAAGATATTTTGAACGTAAAAGGAGAAGATGTGGAAGTTAACGGAGCGTTATTTGGCGGCAATGATTTTACCGCGGCATGCCTCAATATGAATCGTTCCGATTCAGCTGTTTCCATCATTCCAGAATACATTAAATTAAACATTATGCCCACCAATCCTTTTCAGAGTTTAAATGAACAAATCGTAGGAAAAGCAATTGTACAAACGTTAAAGCGTGCCAATCTTTTGCAACGCAGGAACAAACGTCACTATCTGATGGGATTGGGAGGAGAAATTGCGGGTTCATGGGAATCTGTCACGTGGCTTGCTAAACATGCCGCTCCGCACGGTTTGCGATACGTATCCACTCCCCCTGATCGGATTTTCTATTCGTTGTTTGCAAGTGCGCAGTCTACTCTACACACGTTACACTAGTTTACGAGCAAAGAACATGAACGTTTGCCCTTTATCGGTATAAGCGTCAGCGTAGAACACCGCTGACGTTGATAAGTGGGATGAAGAGCGTCCCTTTTCCCTAACCCACTTCGCTGCCAACACGCAGAGGAGAAAAATTCTGCTCCTGTGCTTGGAAAAAGCGTTCACTGCGGAAAAGGAACGCTCCTTCGCCTGCTGGTGGCTTTTGCCTGCATCCGCTGCACGTATACTGAAACATGAAATGGGGTTTGTTCCAATGACATTTTTCATTGCATCCTTACCCATTTTAGGCATCTTCATCTTTTTGTTTTTTTTAAAACTAACGTCATTGCGGGCCGGACTTCTCGCTTATGTGATAACCATTATCATGACGCTGGTCGTTCCCCACTTTCACCTTTCATCGGCAAATATTTTTCATTCCTCCGTTAAGGGAATGTTAATTTCTTTCATAGCGGCGTACGTGCTTTTTTTTGGAATCTTCCTCTTTCATTTGGTTGACCGTGTCGGTGGAATTCAAACCATTGCGTCTTTTATCTCACAAGCCACAAATGATCGGATCCTTCAAGTGATCATGATGGTGGCAGGTCTCTCCCCGCTCATTGAATCGACAAGTGGATTCGGCATCGCATTTATGATCGTTGCACCGATCTTTATCGCACTCGGGTTTCAACCGCTGAAAGCGGCTTTGTTAGGCCTGATCAGTTTACTTGC contains:
- a CDS encoding LysM peptidoglycan-binding domain-containing protein; protein product: MKIHIVQQGDTLAKIATQYGVALEELLRVNHQVNQSDPIMPGMKIKVPVRLAPLRSRGEPKGDVHTPARPRKEMPVQRETAEPQIPSTLPRTIEPETIEEEEKQLERERVEQEQQELRPTEPQPRMEVPQNVEPPQRKPRENRELPQNREAPPDREPRQPNPQLNSKQQQNNSAHVQQQQPVQPPGKGVPLFAHQPFAYHAAARQPVLPYRMPPSHPASFRPLLAASSLFPSPMSVPNPSFAVPAPYASAMLPGPAMLPPEASATLPGPAMPLPEASPMLPVPAMPLPEASPMLPVPMLPLPEASPMMAVPVLPLPLPEASPMMAVPVLPRSEASPMMLVPVLPLPEASAMLPGPAMPLPEASALFPYPPGSTMVPGYQSPPQSAGRMDAPGSVHSDSGRNSRTNESEPQYDDSAPMPTDYPYEAYRPYGYYPTDSVHDSAPHSGLSSPMQPPYQPMAQLPHSDVWPSWGDEHEESSSYR
- a CDS encoding helix-turn-helix domain-containing protein, translating into MEFGANVKKERKKKNLTLEELSERSKVSRSMLSMIERGEKNPTIQVAAQIAEGLEVTLSYLLGEQQKHEVILIRSDQRLVYKDETSGVERHLLSPSFATKGIEFIHNIIPPFQSTGAFPAHKKGVKEYIHVVQGTLQVELGEQPDTYVLEEGDSIYFEADLQHRFTNMSHQPCHYFLIIDSYQITM
- the ilvE gene encoding branched-chain-amino-acid transaminase yields the protein MGSIVCMNGDFKEQSSATISVYDHGLLYGDGVYEGLRCYSGYVFQMNEHLDRLLRSAKSLRIDLPYSKEQIGELILQTLRKNHLHNAYIRLIVTRGVGPIGPDPRTCKNPNLIIIVEDLPNVHGAAGKQKGLSLVIVSTRRDAVDATSHEIKSLNYINSILAKMEANDYQADDAIMLDPRGFISESTICNVFMVQKNKLVTPGSASGILSGITRQNVIEIAQEQNIEVVERDITPYELIHADEVFLTGTHAEIVGVVRINNLPIANGEVGKITKEIIANFQKRIANPRYGTPVYQPAEQGEMSNA
- a CDS encoding putative PEP-binding protein, whose product is MLKVKKEQNIADLLEQVAKNQISPEDVLFYVTERDLMDLLSPSFIPGDNYHAVGHGDSILPGDVTGQLVLDRQLGEFLLREAEKRNTSIDLIYSRGNGNLEDFYVLKSSKGFFTNQRGRTTFCPVQASCEGVPTLVGVNCKYDILDHPSQLTYTFNDGSTITIEQPRRAVIFEQAAVKESEWVSLSANKGLILKGRLESRPSDISKLYDILADCYLEALETYEFAKAEAHIIETSCYRKNKDFLVSTAESTTFKGFQVVKNAAHNISHLKVFATAHTSKAVALTKLFSSDISVVNGDIQVKSNADLYGIGLLRDERMWNKPADIDLMRIVFLGQDVIGDQYLTYKEHYLQRLTDMMYDVFQAGTGEIAVVRLLCMPYNMIFPQEFNISQFSQRYGLPEKAVEDRIRVLANETETYHGCRGVRVTVQREDICKLWCEGVINAAKKADRQGIPVKLQVLLSMVTFPQEVSMFINTFEQTLKDLNAQHVVRGISVMIETSGSFHLAEDILNVKGEDVEVNGALFGGNDFTAACLNMNRSDSAVSIIPEYIKLNIMPTNPFQSLNEQIVGKAIVQTLKRANLLQRRNKRHYLMGLGGEIAGSWESVTWLAKHAAPHGLRYVSTPPDRIFYSLFASAQSTLHTLH